A genomic region of Lysinibacillus sp. 2017 contains the following coding sequences:
- a CDS encoding class I SAM-dependent methyltransferase, with protein MNEQQYEKLLNINTSGFQYGFPKLVQYHRYEPTPYSGLDQLFEVYELPENPHFLDIGCGKGRVPIYIHHRFDIPATGIEMDQKFFIEAEHNAEHYLQKTGKKHSPLQFINDLAENYCITENDNVFFFFNPFSVHVFRAFVNHIFDSIEKYPRIVDLLLYYPSPQYIDFLQNELVLQCYLEVNLLHEKNENERIIVFRIS; from the coding sequence TTGAATGAACAACAATATGAAAAACTTTTAAATATTAATACATCAGGATTCCAATATGGATTCCCAAAACTCGTTCAATACCATCGTTATGAACCAACACCATATAGTGGCCTGGATCAATTATTCGAGGTTTATGAACTCCCTGAAAATCCGCATTTTCTTGATATTGGCTGCGGTAAAGGACGTGTACCGATTTATATTCATCATCGATTTGATATCCCAGCTACAGGAATTGAAATGGATCAAAAATTTTTTATTGAAGCCGAACATAATGCAGAGCACTATTTACAAAAGACAGGAAAAAAACATTCACCTTTGCAATTTATTAATGATTTAGCTGAAAATTACTGCATTACGGAAAATGACAATGTGTTTTTCTTCTTTAACCCCTTTTCTGTTCACGTATTTCGTGCGTTTGTGAACCATATTTTTGATTCCATTGAAAAATACCCTCGTATAGTGGATCTCCTACTCTATTATCCATCTCCACAATATATAGATTTTCTTCAAAATGAGCTGGTCTTACAATGCTATTTAGAAGTGAACTTGCTACATGAAAAAAATGAAAATGAACGTATTATCGTCTTTCGAATCTCCTAG
- a CDS encoding branched-chain amino acid ABC transporter permease, which produces MEWIQQLVNGISLGSIYALIALGYTMVYGIIKLINFAHGDVFMLGAFIGFYAIARWEMNVFLALILAMILCAVIGVIIERVAYKRLRSATRIAALITAIGVSLLIEYTVIFFRGPSPSVYPEVISKKNFEVFGAQISMQAILILSISIVLMLLLQFIVHKTKIGKAMRAVSHDADAARLMGINVDNTISATFAIGSALAGAAGVIFGIYYTRIDPLMGVMPGIKAFIAAVLGGIGIIPGAMVGGLLLGVVETVVSALGYSLWRDAAAFIILILILILRPAGIFGKNTREKV; this is translated from the coding sequence ATGGAGTGGATACAGCAACTGGTTAATGGTATTTCACTTGGTAGTATTTATGCGTTAATCGCACTCGGCTATACGATGGTTTACGGCATTATTAAGCTGATTAACTTCGCACATGGTGATGTCTTTATGCTCGGTGCGTTTATTGGCTTTTATGCAATTGCACGTTGGGAAATGAATGTATTTTTAGCCCTTATTTTAGCGATGATTCTTTGTGCAGTAATCGGTGTGATTATAGAACGTGTTGCTTATAAACGTTTACGAAGTGCGACGCGTATTGCGGCGTTAATTACAGCAATCGGGGTTTCATTATTAATTGAATATACGGTAATTTTCTTCAGAGGACCTTCACCAAGTGTATATCCTGAAGTTATTTCAAAGAAAAACTTTGAAGTTTTTGGTGCACAAATTAGTATGCAAGCAATCTTAATTTTATCGATTTCTATTGTCTTAATGCTGTTATTACAATTCATTGTTCATAAAACAAAAATCGGTAAAGCAATGCGTGCAGTTTCGCATGATGCAGATGCAGCGCGCCTAATGGGCATTAACGTAGATAATACAATTTCTGCAACATTTGCTATTGGATCAGCATTAGCGGGTGCAGCGGGTGTTATCTTCGGTATTTATTACACGCGAATTGACCCATTAATGGGCGTTATGCCAGGGATCAAAGCATTTATCGCAGCCGTTCTTGGTGGGATTGGGATTATTCCAGGTGCAATGGTTGGCGGTTTGTTACTAGGTGTTGTAGAAACAGTTGTATCGGCACTAGGTTATTCATTATGGCGCGATGCAGCGGCATTCATTATTTTAATTTTGATACTAATATTACGTCCAGCGGGTATTTTCGGTAAAAATACGCGCGAGAAAGTGTAG
- a CDS encoding ABC transporter substrate-binding protein translates to MEKHNKMKKYGSLFMATALLTGALAGCNSDDDSSSSGSGNSVSGDEIKIGANLELSGAVATYGASINDGAKLAIEEINAAGGVDGKKIKYIPVDNKSETAEATSAAIRLAEQEKVVAMLAPATSGNSVATVQLANKHKVPMVTGSGTAPNVTVNDDGSINEYAFRTCFIDPFQGTVAANFASNELGAKNVAIYADNASDYAKGLAKSFKETIEANGGTVVIEEAYVAKDVDFKSTLTNIKGKNPDFIFIPGYYEEVGLIVKQARDLGINVPLMGADGWDSPTLVELAGADALNNTFITNHYSSEDPDATIQKFVEAFKAEYNEAPNAFHALGYDSIYFIVDAIKRVDGDITGESIQKALAATKDLSLITGTFTVDENHNPVKSATVLEFVDGKQQFNSKVNP, encoded by the coding sequence ATGGAAAAGCACAACAAAATGAAAAAATATGGATCTTTATTTATGGCTACGGCACTACTTACAGGTGCTTTAGCGGGGTGTAATTCAGATGACGATTCTAGTTCTTCAGGTTCAGGAAACTCAGTATCGGGTGATGAAATCAAAATCGGTGCAAACTTAGAGTTATCAGGAGCTGTTGCAACTTACGGGGCTTCTATTAATGACGGTGCGAAATTAGCAATTGAAGAGATTAATGCAGCGGGTGGCGTTGATGGTAAAAAAATTAAGTATATTCCAGTAGATAATAAATCAGAAACAGCAGAGGCAACTTCTGCGGCGATTCGTTTAGCAGAGCAAGAAAAAGTAGTAGCCATGTTAGCGCCAGCAACTTCAGGTAACTCGGTTGCAACTGTTCAACTTGCAAACAAACATAAAGTACCAATGGTAACAGGTTCAGGTACAGCACCAAACGTTACAGTAAACGATGATGGTTCAATCAATGAATATGCGTTCCGTACATGCTTCATTGATCCATTCCAAGGGACAGTAGCTGCAAACTTTGCATCAAATGAATTAGGTGCGAAAAATGTAGCCATTTATGCAGATAACGCATCAGATTATGCAAAAGGGTTAGCAAAATCATTTAAAGAAACGATTGAAGCAAACGGCGGGACTGTTGTAATTGAAGAAGCGTATGTTGCAAAAGATGTAGACTTCAAATCAACATTAACAAATATTAAAGGTAAAAATCCAGACTTCATCTTCATTCCAGGTTACTACGAAGAAGTTGGTCTAATTGTTAAGCAAGCACGTGATTTAGGTATTAATGTACCATTAATGGGTGCGGACGGTTGGGATTCCCCAACTTTAGTTGAGCTAGCAGGGGCAGATGCACTGAATAACACATTTATCACGAACCACTATTCATCTGAAGATCCAGATGCAACGATTCAAAAATTCGTGGAAGCATTTAAGGCAGAATATAATGAAGCACCAAATGCATTCCACGCTTTAGGTTATGATTCTATCTACTTTATCGTAGATGCAATCAAACGTGTCGATGGTGATATTACCGGTGAATCCATTCAAAAAGCTTTAGCTGCAACAAAAGATTTAAGCCTAATTACAGGTACATTCACAGTTGATGAAAACCACAACCCAGTAAAATCAGCTACGGTTTTAGAATTCGTAGATGGTAAACAACAGTTCAACTCTAAAGTTAATCCTTAA